From the genome of Lotus japonicus ecotype B-129 chromosome 6, LjGifu_v1.2, one region includes:
- the LOC130722268 gene encoding protein ABCI12, chloroplastic, with the protein MSCNPATFLLVSLPPPSCVLFPKPPSAFPGLRKPLLAANVRRKRCFTIRASKGQSVDWSQWLPTGSFAADKVFRLIAGATASPIGQFVSSPTTFLHSIDPRVKLVWLLVLVVLPSRSHIIMRFGLVIYLTLLSIWVLPRSTWTDQLGRVYLLSGLLFITSGLGADGAPALVQLRTPPPAVTGLPNLPVSLTGYSYLISKLGPLTFTRKGLSVASTVACLTFTVFQSASLCLTTTTPEQLAFALRWFMLPLRYLGVSVSEIVLSLLLSLRFISLVFDEVRNLAMGIVSRRVNWKQLTVMETIDIFFNYFRRIFKNIFSHAEQISQAMIVRGFKGDVGSQKIYFLSEPSFGMADIICLLCLKIVIGAALLSEYYFV; encoded by the exons ATGAGCTGTAACCCTGCCACCTTCCTTCTGGTCTCTTTACCACCACCCAGCTGTGTGCTTTTCCCAAAACCCCCTTCTGCATTCCCTGGGTTAAGGAAACCCCTTTTGGCCGCAAACGTGAGGAGAAAACGGTGTTTTACAATCAGAGCTTCAAAGGGTCAATCGGTGGATTGGTCCCAGTGGCTCCCCACCGGCTCTTTTGCTGCTGACAAAGTTTTCAGATTGATAGCCGGTGCCACCGCTAGCCCCATTGGCCAGTTTGTATCTTCCCCCACCACGTTTCTTCACTCTATCGACCCTCGAGTCAAATTG GTATGGCTTTTAGTTCTGGTTGTTCTACCGTCAAGGTCACATATAATTATGCGATTTGGATTAGTTATATACTTGACTTTGCTTTCAATTTGGGTTCTACCAAGAAGTACTTGGACG GATCAACTAGGACGAGTTTATTTGCTATCAGGATTGCTATTCATAACCTCAGGGCTAGGTGCAGATGGTGCACCTGCACTTGTTCAGTTGAGAACTCCACCACCTGCAGTGACGGGGCTTCCTAATCTTCCTGTATCATTAACAGGTTATTCATATTTAATCTCGAAGTTAGGTCCATTAACCTTTACAAGGAAAGGTTTATCTGTAGCAAGTACTGTTGCATGTTTGACTTTTACA GTATTTCAAAGTGCTAGTCTCTGCCTTACAACTACTACCCCTGAACAACTAGCCTTTGCATTACGATGGTTTATGCTCCCTCTGAGATATCTGGGTGTCTctgtgtcagaaattgtgctttCCCTTTTACTTTCGTTGAGGTTCATCAGTCTAGTTTTTGACGAG GTGCGTAACCTTGCTATGGGAATCGTATCTCGCAGGGTAAATTGGAAACAATTGACTGTTATGGAGACAATTGATA TTTTCTTCAACTACTTTCGGCGCatcttcaaaaatattttcagccATGCAGAGCAAATTTCTCAG GCTATGATAGTCAGAGGTTTTAAAGGGGACGTTGGCTCTCAAAAAATTTATTTCTTGTCAGAACCTTCTTTTGGGATGGCAGATATTATATGCTTATTGTGCTTGAAAATTGTCATAGGAGCTGCTCTCTTGTCTGAGTATTACTTTGTCTAA